A window of Macrotis lagotis isolate mMagLag1 chromosome X, bilby.v1.9.chrom.fasta, whole genome shotgun sequence contains these coding sequences:
- the S100Z gene encoding protein S100-Z, whose amino-acid sequence MPTQLEKAMDTLIQIFHCYSSKEGDIFKLNKGELKMLLQSELTDFLSCQKDPDLVDKIMKDLDANKDNEVDFNEFVVMIAALTVACNEYFVEQLKKKGQ is encoded by the exons ATGCCAACCCAACTGGAGAAAGCCATGGACACCCTCATTCAAATCTTCCATTGTTACTCCAGCAAAGAAGGGGACATATTCAAACTCAACAAAGGGGAGTTGAAGATGCTGCTCCAGAGTGAGCTCACTGACTTCTTATCA tgccaGAAGGATCCTGACCTGGTTGACAAGATTATGAAAGATCTGGATGCCAATAAGGACAATGAAGTGGACTTTAATGAGTTTGTAGTTATGATTGCTGCCCTGACAGTAGCTTGCAATGAATACTTTGTAGAGCAGCTGAAGAAAAAAGGACAGTAG